The Oligoflexia bacterium genomic interval GGATCAAAATGCTGAGAAGGATCAAAATGCTGAGAAGGATCAAAATGCTGAGAATGATCAAAATGCTGAGAATGATCAAAGAATCGCGAATGTGCAAGCGGCCAATCCCCAACTGGTCCCGGGACCAGTGATCAACATTCCTTTTGAGCGGACTCGTATAAAAGCCAAAATCACTCATCAACTCAACTTACGAGATCAGGTTCAGTGCACTCAAATCACTCCCGATGGAAACAGATGCGAACAGCGAAAATGGCTTCAAGTTCATCATATTATTCCTATTAGTCATGGTGGGCAAAATGAACTGCCAAATCTCAAAACGCTTTGTACTGCTCATCATCAAATGGCACATGAGCATTAAAGGTCTAAGATCTGATCATGAATACACAATTAGTGAATCGGGGGAGAATTTTAAAAATTTCTCTCTCGATTTTTTTTCGCATCACAGGTTTAATATTCGCATTCACATTCATTCTAAATCTTTCCAACATCAAAAGGGTGGGCGTATCGTATGCTTGATACAATCACAACGCTTGATCCACGGTACAAAATCGTTTATCGCGCAGGAGCAAGATTAAAATAGAAGATCCACAAGGCCTAGGACCATTTACGATAATGTCCGAACTTGCCAGATCATGCCATATAATTTAATATTTTATGGCATGATATGGCATGATCTGGTATGCTTTAAAAATGCTGTCATTTCAATTAGATAATGAATCTACAAAGCTATTAATTGCCCTTAATGAGGCTGTTTTAGAGAAAAATACTCTTCTAGCGGCTATGTCTACAAAGGATAAAGAGGCTATTCATCATTATGCCTGGATCAGTACAGTGGGTGCTTCAACCCGTATCGAAAACGCCATATTGACAGATTCAGAAGTTGATTGGCTCGACTCTGTATTAGAAAAAGATGCTAAAAAAACGGCCTTTGAAGCTCACAAAAAAATCATAGCAGACAAGTTTTCAAAAGATAAAGAGCGTAGCCTTGAAGAGGTAGCTGGATGTCGAACTGTTTTACTTCTTATTTATGAACAAGCAAAAAGCTATACTCCTTTTACTGAGACTATCATGAGGGGACTACATGCAGAACTACTCCGGCATTATTCGAAGCCTGGTATTGTTAAGGGGGGCTATAAGAATCACCCCAATTCTGTCGTTGAAGAAAATCATAGTACTGGTCACAAAAAAACCATTTTTAAAACTGCTGCCCCAGGTTTAGAAACGGAATTAGCCATGAAGGAACTTGTAGCATGGTACAATGATGCTATTCGCAAAGAGCCGTGGACTATAGCAGTTGCCTGTGAATTTGTTTTTCGTTTTTTAGCGATCCATCCATTTCAAGATGGAAATGGTAGGTTAGGACGGGCTTTATTTTTAATGTCACTTCTTCAATCCCCTCAAGAAAAACTCGCCAATGTTGTCTATTGTCTGGCGATAGATCGACATATCGAAAGACATAAGGAAGAGTATTATATTGTTTTAAATCAATGCTCTGATGGAAAATTTGAGGTTGATTCAAATAAATACAAAATAGAAATATTTTTAAGGTATATGCTAAAGGTTTTACAAGAATCCCTTAAGGACATTGATTTTTACATTAAGCGAGTAGAAGCGTTTAAGAAATTATCAGAATCAACCCTAAAAGTTTTTGAGTGCTTCAAAGAGTTTCCAGAAATTCGACTCAAACCAAAAGCAATCCAAGAAAATACGGGTCTTCCAACTCGAACAGTTTCCAATGCGTTGACTGCACTTTTGGCAGACGAGTTTATTCAGCGTAATGGTAGAGGTTCAGCTACTTATTACCAATTAATATTCTGAAATTTTAAATTGCAGGTTGACCCGGGACCAGTTAAAAATATTTCATTGAAATTAATAAGATGGCAGTGGGCGAATGGGCTACTCTTGACAAAACCTGAAGAATTCTCAATTTACATAGGTGGCATTACTGCGCTAATAAGAAATGAAGATAAATATTTTTAGGATTTAAGATGAACGACTTTTACGAAATTTTAGGTGTACCCAAAAATGCCACTCAAGATGGCATCAAGAAAGCCTATCGTCAAAAAGCATTAAAATTTCATCCTGATAAAAACCCGGGCTCAAAAGAAGCTGAAGATAAATTTAAAGAAGCTGCAAACGCTTACGAAGTTCTAGGTGATCCTGAAAAACGATCACAATATGATCGTTACGGAAATACTGGTCCCCAAATGAATGGCCAAGGTTTTCAAGATATCAATGATATCTTTCAAAATTTTGGTGACATCTTTGGTGACATTTTTGGTCAAGCACGTGGTGGTACAAATGCCAGCAATTCGCGCCCACGTAAAGGTGCCGACTTAACAACTACAATTGAAATTAGTTTTGTCGAATCAGCAACAGGTGTTGAAAGAGAAATTCAATTCAATCGCCTTATTCATTGCCAAGATTGCAACGCCACAGGTGCAAAAAAAGGTACACAAGTTCAAACCTGTTCTCAGTGTCATGGCAAAGGCAGTGTGTTTCACTCTCAAGGATTTTTCAGCGTCAGTTCCACATGCTCAAAGTGTCGCGGCAAAGGTAAAGTAATTTTAGAAAAATGCCCCGCGTGTGATGGCAATGGTCGAAAAAATGCAAAACGAAATCTCAAAGTTAAAATCCCACCCGGAATTAATACCGGTGGCAGATTGCGTTTAAGCTCTGAAGGTGAAGAAGGCGAAAAAGGTGGCCCCGCAGGTGATCTGTACGTTGAAATTTATGTAACACCTGATAAAAGATTTAAGCGTGATGGTAATGATGTGATTTCAAATCTCACTGTGACCATGACCCAAGCGATTTTAGGAACGCGCATCGAAGTCGAAACAATTAAAGGTCGTGAATTTGTAGATATCATTAAAGGAATTCAAAACGGCGATCGCATCAAACTTCCGGGTCAGGGTTTTACTTCTGTTAGAGGTTATGGCCGTGGCGATCACTTTATTGAAGTTACTGTAAAAGTTCCTGAAAAACTCACCCGTCGCCAAGATGAAATCATGCGAGAATTCGCAGCCATTTCTGATGATGTGGTTAATCGCCCCGTCGCTGGCTTTTTTGAACGCTTTAAGCGTAAGCCCACAAATACAACCGACAAACATTGAGTTAAAGTAAAATACAAAACAGGTAGGGGGTTAGTTCTCTAGGCAGTAATCACAATCTGGTCATCATGAGTAATGGTGCCAGCCTTTAAAAGCTTCAGCACCTCCTGCTCCATTCTATATGTCAATTTTGATATATGAAGGGCGTAATATTTCTTTGCATTGGGCCCTTTCTTTGTCCAGACCCTCTATATTTGCTATAAAATCTCGAAAAATTTAATTCCTGAGGGTTGACGGATGTTTAAGAGCACCCACATTAGTCATATAACAAAGCACATAGACTCGTATTGGAGGATCTAAAATGGGTAAAATTATTGGAATCGATCTTGGAACTACAAATTCTTGCGTAGCCATTCTTGAAGGTGGAGAACCAAAAGTTCTCACTAACGAAGAAGGCGCACGCACAACACCCAGTGTTGTGGGTTTTACAAAAGATGGCGAAAAACTAGCTGGGCAAATCGCAAAACGCCAAGCTGTGACAAATCCTGAGAACACAATTTATTCATCAAAGCGTTTTATCGGACGTCATTTTGAAGAAATTAATGAAGAAGTTAAACGTGTTCCTTATAAAGTCGTAAAAGTAAAAAACAATGAATGTGCATTTGATATTCGCGGTAAAACATTTAGTCCCGAAGAAATTGGTGCATTGATATTACAAAAACTTAAAAAAACAGCAGAAGATTATTTAGGTCATGAAGTAAAAGAAGCGGTCATCACTGTTCCTGCATATTTTAACGATGCTCAACGACAAGCCACAAAAGATGCCGGTCGCATTGCGGGTCTTGATGTTAAACGTATCATCAACGAGCCCACAGCTGCTGCACTTGCATACGGTTTAGATAAAAAGAAAGAAGAAAAAATCGCAATCTTCGACTTCGGTGGTGGAACATTTGATATTTCAATTCTTGAAGTCGGCGATAATGTTGTCGAAGTAAAATCAACCAATGGTGACACCCATCTTGGTGGTGACGACTTCGACGATAAAATCATGGAATGGCTCATCAGCGAATTTAAGCGCGATCAAGGAGTAGATTTATCTAAAGATAAAATGGCTTTACAACGTCTTAAAGAGGCTGCTGAAAAAGCAAAAATTGAGCTTTCAAGCGTTCAAGAGACCGAAGTCAATCTGCCCTTTATTACCGCAGATGCTACAGGGCCAAAACATTTAAACATTAAACTTTCTCGCTCTAAGTTTGAACAACTTATTGATCCACTTGTTCAACGTTCAATTGAACCTTGTCGCAAAGCTTTAAAAGACGCAGGGCTTGCCGCATCTCAAATTGATGAAGTTGTGCTTGTGGGTGGTTCAACGCGTGTTCCAATGATTCAAAAAATGGTAAAAGAATTTTTTGGAAAAGAGCCCAACCGTAGTGTTAACCCCGATGAAGTTGTTGCCATTGGTGCTGCAGTACAGGGTGGCGTTTTAGGTGGAGAAGTTAAAGACGTTCTACTTCTTGACGTAACACCTTTAAGTCTTGGTATCGAAACTCTCGGTGGTGTTGCGACAAAATTAATTGATCGCAATACGACTATCCCAACTCGCAAGTCACAGGTGTTCTCTACAGCTGCTGATAGCCAACCCAGCGTTGACATCCATGTCATCCAAGGGGAGCGTGAGATGGCTGGAGATAATAAAACTTTAGGTCGCTTTGAACTTGTTGGTATTCCGCCAGCACCTCGCGGTGTTCCTCAAGTTGAAGTAACATTTGATATTGACGCAAACGGTATCGTGCATGTTTCTGCAAAAGACTTAGGCACTGGAAAAGAACAGAGCATTAAGATCACGGCATCAAGTGGTCTTAACGAAGATGAAATCAAACGCATGGTGCGTGAAGCTGAAGCAAATTCAGATTCAGATAAACAGCGT includes:
- a CDS encoding Fic family protein; this encodes MIWYALKMLSFQLDNESTKLLIALNEAVLEKNTLLAAMSTKDKEAIHHYAWISTVGASTRIENAILTDSEVDWLDSVLEKDAKKTAFEAHKKIIADKFSKDKERSLEEVAGCRTVLLLIYEQAKSYTPFTETIMRGLHAELLRHYSKPGIVKGGYKNHPNSVVEENHSTGHKKTIFKTAAPGLETELAMKELVAWYNDAIRKEPWTIAVACEFVFRFLAIHPFQDGNGRLGRALFLMSLLQSPQEKLANVVYCLAIDRHIERHKEEYYIVLNQCSDGKFEVDSNKYKIEIFLRYMLKVLQESLKDIDFYIKRVEAFKKLSESTLKVFECFKEFPEIRLKPKAIQENTGLPTRTVSNALTALLADEFIQRNGRGSATYYQLIF
- the dnaK gene encoding molecular chaperone DnaK is translated as MGKIIGIDLGTTNSCVAILEGGEPKVLTNEEGARTTPSVVGFTKDGEKLAGQIAKRQAVTNPENTIYSSKRFIGRHFEEINEEVKRVPYKVVKVKNNECAFDIRGKTFSPEEIGALILQKLKKTAEDYLGHEVKEAVITVPAYFNDAQRQATKDAGRIAGLDVKRIINEPTAAALAYGLDKKKEEKIAIFDFGGGTFDISILEVGDNVVEVKSTNGDTHLGGDDFDDKIMEWLISEFKRDQGVDLSKDKMALQRLKEAAEKAKIELSSVQETEVNLPFITADATGPKHLNIKLSRSKFEQLIDPLVQRSIEPCRKALKDAGLAASQIDEVVLVGGSTRVPMIQKMVKEFFGKEPNRSVNPDEVVAIGAAVQGGVLGGEVKDVLLLDVTPLSLGIETLGGVATKLIDRNTTIPTRKSQVFSTAADSQPSVDIHVIQGEREMAGDNKTLGRFELVGIPPAPRGVPQVEVTFDIDANGIVHVSAKDLGTGKEQSIKITASSGLNEDEIKRMVREAEANSDSDKQRREQITLKNNLDNLVYQTEKLITENEAKLNAENIVKAKEVIAESKTAIEKADYDSMKSLYERLTNITHQFSADLYKQSGSGGGGGGDTGGGSADDQSAKKGGDDVVDAEYKDVN
- the dnaJ gene encoding molecular chaperone DnaJ: MNDFYEILGVPKNATQDGIKKAYRQKALKFHPDKNPGSKEAEDKFKEAANAYEVLGDPEKRSQYDRYGNTGPQMNGQGFQDINDIFQNFGDIFGDIFGQARGGTNASNSRPRKGADLTTTIEISFVESATGVEREIQFNRLIHCQDCNATGAKKGTQVQTCSQCHGKGSVFHSQGFFSVSSTCSKCRGKGKVILEKCPACDGNGRKNAKRNLKVKIPPGINTGGRLRLSSEGEEGEKGGPAGDLYVEIYVTPDKRFKRDGNDVISNLTVTMTQAILGTRIEVETIKGREFVDIIKGIQNGDRIKLPGQGFTSVRGYGRGDHFIEVTVKVPEKLTRRQDEIMREFAAISDDVVNRPVAGFFERFKRKPTNTTDKH
- a CDS encoding HNH endonuclease signature motif containing protein, whose amino-acid sequence is DQNAEKDQNAEKDQNAENDQNAENDQRIANVQAANPQLVPGPVINIPFERTRIKAKITHQLNLRDQVQCTQITPDGNRCEQRKWLQVHHIIPISHGGQNELPNLKTLCTAHHQMAHEH